The Lysobacterales bacterium genome includes a region encoding these proteins:
- a CDS encoding alpha/beta fold hydrolase translates to MSMRIGLPAAVLLLAASALAAQPPDAPVAPPEFDEAIAAPLIPEPTPPPAALAGDPLALPGDDVPPAIEWLRAPRAEPVVCPFRGQIDYRPGEIECGLIQVPENREVFGSRSIELHYVRILAKGRDADGKTVEKRADPVIYLTGGPGAPATYYVQRFKDHRLVERRDLYILEQRGIGSSSQFCRFYGSRNRADKVRDDYVAQQRVELEQARACADQARAQGVDLRGYNTIENARDVRALRLALGLVDWNVWGISYGSVLGQALARIDREGIRAMVIDAIVPIDMGDLMRIGRWYARDLDKLDAACAAQPACAAAYPDQRRRYEAAIAAVLEQPVVLDVQPSETWPGGRAVLHADLVAGLPFMLLYEEKTHAALPAIIEGLIDAVERRDPVVFKALALGADLGGPGGNDFGAGMSMAIRCQDGYMDAMARQVAEEHAEQPVLARAFTSLELAAEAPAACAQAGLPMRTGADYAPLQTDLPIVVANGAWDPVTPPPLARYVAERLGNARYVEFPHAGHGPTRSLKCGGEFLNAFFDDPAAPLRMDCVEEGGKAATYIAPYWATQAFARGVAFVAEQPRKALLPYLAWAGLAFGISLLGLVVLLFSWLGRRIDRAPRPAGSLPRWATGLAALATVGHGAGIGVAAALAARATPAMLLFGLPGWALWAAWAAPVAGALGLLALVLVLAGGQGRAGKLACGLVALAAVAASGFSWWWGLWPV, encoded by the coding sequence ATGTCCATGCGCATCGGCCTGCCGGCCGCAGTCCTGCTGCTGGCCGCGTCCGCACTCGCCGCCCAGCCGCCCGACGCGCCGGTTGCGCCGCCGGAATTCGACGAGGCGATCGCCGCGCCCTTGATCCCGGAACCGACCCCGCCCCCGGCGGCGCTGGCCGGCGACCCGCTGGCCCTGCCTGGTGACGATGTACCGCCGGCCATCGAGTGGCTGCGTGCGCCCCGCGCCGAGCCGGTGGTCTGCCCGTTCCGGGGCCAGATCGACTACCGCCCTGGCGAGATCGAGTGCGGTCTGATCCAGGTGCCGGAAAACCGCGAGGTTTTCGGCAGCCGCAGCATCGAGCTGCACTATGTGCGGATCCTCGCCAAGGGTCGCGATGCCGACGGCAAGACGGTCGAGAAGCGCGCCGACCCGGTGATCTACCTGACCGGCGGCCCGGGCGCGCCGGCCACCTACTACGTGCAGCGCTTCAAGGACCATCGGCTGGTCGAGCGCCGCGACCTGTACATCCTGGAGCAGCGCGGCATCGGCAGCTCGAGCCAGTTCTGCCGCTTCTATGGGAGCCGCAACCGCGCCGACAAGGTGCGCGATGACTACGTGGCTCAGCAGCGGGTCGAGCTCGAGCAAGCGCGCGCCTGCGCCGACCAGGCCCGTGCCCAGGGCGTCGACCTGCGCGGCTACAACACCATCGAGAACGCCCGCGACGTGCGTGCGCTTCGTCTCGCCCTGGGGCTGGTCGACTGGAACGTCTGGGGCATCTCGTACGGCTCGGTGCTCGGCCAGGCGCTGGCCAGGATCGATCGCGAGGGCATCCGCGCCATGGTGATCGACGCGATCGTGCCGATCGACATGGGCGACCTGATGCGCATCGGCCGCTGGTACGCCCGCGACCTCGACAAGCTGGATGCGGCCTGCGCGGCGCAGCCCGCCTGCGCGGCCGCCTACCCCGACCAGCGCCGGCGCTACGAGGCGGCGATCGCCGCGGTGCTCGAGCAGCCGGTCGTCCTGGACGTGCAACCCTCCGAGACCTGGCCTGGCGGGCGGGCGGTGCTCCATGCCGACCTGGTCGCCGGCCTGCCGTTCATGCTTCTCTATGAGGAAAAGACCCACGCGGCGTTGCCGGCGATCATCGAAGGCCTGATCGATGCCGTCGAGCGCCGCGACCCGGTGGTGTTCAAGGCCCTGGCGCTGGGCGCCGATCTTGGCGGCCCGGGCGGCAACGACTTCGGCGCAGGCATGTCGATGGCGATCCGCTGCCAGGACGGCTACATGGACGCCATGGCGCGCCAGGTCGCCGAGGAGCACGCCGAGCAGCCGGTGCTCGCGCGTGCCTTCACCAGCCTGGAACTGGCCGCCGAGGCACCGGCGGCCTGCGCACAGGCCGGCCTGCCGATGCGCACCGGGGCGGACTATGCGCCATTGCAGACCGACCTGCCGATCGTCGTCGCCAACGGCGCCTGGGACCCGGTGACGCCGCCGCCGCTGGCGCGCTATGTGGCCGAGCGGCTGGGCAACGCCCGTTACGTCGAGTTCCCGCATGCCGGCCACGGGCCGACCCGCTCCCTCAAGTGCGGTGGCGAATTCCTCAACGCGTTCTTCGACGACCCGGCCGCCCCCCTGCGCATGGATTGCGTCGAGGAGGGTGGCAAGGCGGCCACCTACATCGCGCCGTACTGGGCCACCCAGGCGTTCGCACGTGGCGTCGCCTTCGTCGCCGAGCAGCCGCGCAAGGCGCTGCTGCCGTACCTGGCCTGGGCCGGCCTGGCCTTCGGCATTTCACTGCTCGGCCTGGTCGTGCTGCTGTTCTCCTGGCTCGGGCGCCGCATCGACCGCGCGCCGCGGCCGGCGGGCAGTCTGCCGCGCTGGGCGACCGGCCTGGCCGCGCTGGCTACGGTCGGACACGGTGCGGGCATCGGCGTGGCGGCCGCGCTGGCAGCGCGCGCGACACCGGCGATGCTGCTGTTCGGCCTGCCCGGTTGGGCACTGTGGGCCGCCTGGGCGGCGCCGGTGGCCGGCGCGCTCGGCCTGCTCGCCCTGGTCCTGGTGCTGGCCGGTGGCCAGGGTCGCGCCGGCAAGCTGGCCTGCGGGCTGGTCGCGTTGGCAGCGGTCGCAGCCTCCGGGTTCTCCTGGTGGTGGGGCCTGTGGCCAGTCTAG
- a CDS encoding serine/threonine protein kinase codes for MADEPASEGKVLDLLEQVLELPPSGRAAWLDAAGLAPELRLRLERLLALQTRADRFLGQAPADPLTGLPGPGERLGSWEIVRPLDAGGMGVVFLARRADGSYEQQAAVKLVRPGGPGAPSGLEAALHERFATERRLLARLDHPNIARVLDGGTSPDGLPYLVMEYVEGAGLLAHCDAAGLGLRARVALFRKVCAGVQAAHRHLVVHRDLKPQNILVGADGEPRLLDFGIARLLEGGDAGTGATQLSAMTPAYASPEQLRGEPLTTASDIFSLGVVLYELLTGTRPWILDGAGLAQAERLVSSTAPRPLRQALAGADLPDAERQRRLAVSGPDLERIVAKALHLDPVRRYETAQALADDLGRWLDGRPVLAHPDSTGYRLMRFLGRHRAASVAAGLALAAIVAAAAVAMAQARQARLAVADLGRVNAFLAEVINVSNPYLAGSELTLGQALDEAAARLEQHFQGRPDLALDIRLVLADSMLGRFRLDSAQSQLERALAEASALHGHDDPRTLQALGRLASLRKDQSRFDEASALFEQALGRLGTVAADTAQLAARLLNDYGTMRLIEERFPEAQALLQRAVDIDAAHPGAVPEASRAQTLGNLAHAARGQGDLDRAEALYTQVQAVFERVYPEGGPFPAIVLNNRARLARARGDPETSMALLEQAVAMHRRSFAGDHALVVTPITNLAMQALDLDRLDKAAPAAEEAVAMADRLYASQPHAYQANALVALVGVRLAQDRVAEAAQALGRAEAVLAALAAAPESTVRRVAQLRETVCQRAAGAPGCPPAVAGPVVPAGLP; via the coding sequence ATGGCCGACGAGCCGGCATCCGAAGGGAAGGTGCTCGACCTGCTCGAACAGGTGCTCGAACTGCCGCCGTCCGGGCGGGCAGCGTGGCTGGACGCGGCCGGGCTGGCGCCGGAACTGCGCCTGCGGCTCGAACGCCTGCTGGCCCTGCAGACACGCGCCGACCGCTTTCTTGGCCAGGCGCCAGCGGACCCGCTGACCGGCCTCCCCGGTCCCGGCGAACGGTTGGGGTCCTGGGAGATCGTCCGGCCGCTGGACGCTGGCGGCATGGGCGTGGTGTTCCTGGCGCGACGTGCGGACGGCAGCTACGAGCAGCAGGCGGCGGTCAAGCTGGTACGGCCCGGTGGTCCGGGCGCGCCGTCCGGCCTGGAGGCGGCACTGCACGAGCGCTTCGCCACCGAGCGCCGCCTGCTGGCGCGTCTGGACCATCCGAACATCGCCCGGGTCCTGGATGGCGGAACCAGTCCGGACGGTCTGCCGTACCTGGTCATGGAGTACGTGGAGGGCGCCGGCCTGCTGGCCCATTGCGATGCGGCCGGTCTCGGCCTGCGCGCCCGGGTGGCGCTGTTCCGCAAGGTCTGCGCCGGCGTCCAGGCCGCGCACCGGCACCTGGTCGTGCACCGCGACCTCAAGCCGCAGAACATCCTGGTCGGTGCCGACGGCGAGCCGCGCCTGCTCGATTTCGGCATCGCCCGCCTTCTGGAGGGTGGCGACGCCGGGACCGGCGCCACCCAGCTTTCGGCCATGACGCCGGCCTATGCCAGCCCGGAACAGCTGCGCGGCGAACCGCTGACCACCGCCTCGGACATCTTCTCGCTGGGCGTCGTCCTGTACGAGCTGCTGACCGGAACACGACCGTGGATCCTTGACGGCGCCGGGCTCGCCCAGGCCGAGCGGCTGGTCAGCAGCACTGCGCCGCGCCCGCTTCGCCAGGCGTTGGCCGGCGCCGACCTGCCCGACGCCGAAAGGCAGCGTCGACTGGCGGTATCCGGGCCGGACCTCGAGCGGATCGTGGCCAAGGCCCTGCACCTCGACCCGGTGCGCCGCTATGAGACCGCCCAGGCACTGGCCGACGACCTGGGCCGCTGGCTGGACGGCAGGCCGGTGCTGGCCCATCCCGACTCCACCGGTTACCGGCTGATGCGCTTCCTGGGCCGGCACCGGGCCGCGAGCGTCGCGGCCGGCCTGGCCCTGGCGGCCATCGTCGCGGCAGCGGCGGTGGCGATGGCGCAGGCCCGGCAGGCCCGGCTCGCGGTCGCCGACCTGGGGCGCGTCAATGCCTTCCTGGCCGAGGTCATCAATGTCTCCAACCCCTACCTGGCCGGTTCCGAACTGACCCTGGGCCAGGCCCTGGACGAGGCGGCAGCGCGCCTGGAGCAGCATTTCCAGGGTCGGCCGGACCTGGCGCTGGACATCCGCCTGGTCCTGGCCGACAGCATGCTGGGCCGGTTCCGGTTGGATTCGGCCCAGAGCCAGCTGGAACGCGCGCTTGCCGAGGCGAGCGCCCTGCATGGCCACGACGACCCGCGCACGCTCCAGGCGCTCGGGCGGCTGGCCTCGCTGCGCAAGGACCAGAGCCGCTTCGACGAGGCCTCCGCCCTGTTCGAGCAGGCCCTGGGCCGGCTCGGCACGGTGGCCGCGGACACCGCGCAGCTCGCCGCCCGCCTGCTCAACGACTACGGGACCATGCGCCTGATCGAGGAGCGCTTCCCCGAGGCGCAGGCGCTGCTGCAGCGCGCCGTGGACATCGACGCGGCGCACCCCGGCGCGGTGCCCGAGGCGTCCCGCGCCCAGACCCTGGGCAACCTCGCACACGCCGCGCGCGGCCAGGGCGACCTGGACCGCGCCGAGGCGCTGTACACACAGGTGCAGGCGGTGTTCGAGCGCGTCTATCCGGAGGGCGGCCCGTTCCCGGCCATCGTGCTGAACAACCGCGCGCGGCTGGCGCGGGCCCGCGGCGACCCGGAGACGTCGATGGCCCTGCTTGAGCAGGCGGTCGCGATGCACCGGCGCAGCTTCGCCGGCGACCACGCGCTGGTGGTCACGCCGATCACCAACCTGGCCATGCAGGCCCTGGACCTGGACCGTCTGGACAAGGCGGCGCCCGCCGCCGAGGAGGCCGTGGCGATGGCCGACCGCCTGTACGCCAGCCAACCCCATGCCTACCAGGCCAACGCCCTGGTCGCCCTGGTCGGCGTGCGCCTGGCGCAGGACCGGGTCGCCGAGGCGGCGCAGGCGCTGGGCCGCGCCGAGGCGGTCCTGGCGGCCCTGGCGGCGGCGCCGGAGTCCACCGTGCGCCGGGTCGCGCAGCTGCGCGAGACTGTGTGCCAGCGCGCTGCCGGCGCACCCGGCTGCCCGCCCGCCGTCGCCGGGCCCGTCGTGCCTGCCGGCTTGCCCTGA
- a CDS encoding sigma-70 family RNA polymerase sigma factor translates to MPEPVTQWLAQWQDGDTGAGDRLVAALYPELHRLADRLFRHERIGHTLQPTALVNEAWLRLAGGQPPTAQVRGHLMALAARVMREILIDHARGRGRGKRDGGARVSLTQVDLPAEAPGVDLLDLDAALARLENVDPERARLVELRYFGGLSIEETAQALGQSPATVKRHWQSTRLWLYESMVAGQ, encoded by the coding sequence ATGCCGGAACCGGTGACGCAATGGCTGGCGCAGTGGCAGGACGGCGACACCGGCGCCGGCGACCGTCTGGTCGCGGCGCTCTACCCCGAACTCCACCGCCTGGCGGACCGTCTGTTCCGGCACGAGCGCATCGGCCACACCCTGCAGCCGACCGCCCTGGTCAACGAGGCCTGGTTGCGGCTGGCCGGCGGCCAGCCGCCCACCGCGCAGGTCCGTGGACACCTGATGGCATTGGCTGCGCGGGTGATGCGCGAGATCCTGATCGACCATGCGCGCGGCCGCGGGCGTGGCAAGCGCGACGGCGGCGCCCGGGTCAGCCTGACCCAGGTCGATCTGCCCGCCGAGGCGCCCGGGGTCGATCTTCTCGACCTCGATGCCGCGCTCGCACGGCTGGAAAACGTCGACCCGGAACGCGCGCGCCTGGTGGAACTGCGCTACTTCGGCGGCCTCAGCATCGAGGAAACCGCGCAGGCGCTCGGTCAGTCGCCAGCCACGGTCAAGCGGCACTGGCAGTCGACGCGACTTTGGCTGTACGAGTCGATGGTCGCCGGCCAGTAG
- the dnaG gene encoding DNA primase: MAGRIPSQFIDDLLARVDIVEVIEQRVPLRKAGRDWQARCPFHDERSPSFTVSPAKQFYHCFGCGAHGSAIRFLMEYDRLEFVDAVEELARRAGLTVPYEGGAAPRRDDGGQAYALLEAATAWFEAALARSDGALTYFERRGVSEALRQRFRLGYAPGEWDGLRRALATSPDRHAELLRHGLLIEGGRNGSYDRFRDRVMFPILDRRGRPIAFGGRVLEAADGPKYMNSPETPLFHKGRELFGLWQARQVGSRLARLVVVEGYMDVIALHQHGITQAVATLGTATTREHAELLFRNAPEVCFCFDGDHAGRQAAWRALESALPRLTDGRQAGFAFLPEGEDPDSLVRKEGAAGLETRLAAATPLSEFFFQELSRDTNLASLDGKAKLAERARPLLAQLPDGVFRDLMLAELKSRTGSLRIPAPAAPAAPARRRVPAPRRSLVRHAIALLMQQPALARAVEPPWPFAALDQPGIALLIELLDLCRALPEAHTASLLEHFQEHPGREALGRLAMLDLPGDLDSWRSDLVGAIERLSAQAEDRQLAHLQTLLAGGELDEAGKQALRTLLQRKHARTIAG, encoded by the coding sequence ATGGCCGGCCGCATCCCCTCCCAGTTCATCGACGACCTGCTCGCCCGCGTCGACATCGTCGAAGTGATCGAGCAACGCGTTCCCCTGCGCAAGGCCGGCCGCGACTGGCAGGCGCGCTGCCCCTTCCACGACGAGCGCTCGCCCAGCTTCACGGTGAGCCCGGCCAAGCAGTTCTACCACTGCTTCGGCTGCGGCGCGCACGGCAGCGCGATCCGCTTCCTGATGGAGTACGACCGCCTGGAGTTCGTCGATGCGGTCGAGGAGCTGGCGCGGCGCGCCGGCCTGACCGTTCCCTACGAAGGCGGGGCGGCGCCCCGCCGGGACGACGGCGGCCAGGCCTACGCCCTGCTGGAGGCGGCGACCGCCTGGTTCGAAGCCGCGCTCGCACGCAGCGACGGGGCGCTCACCTATTTCGAAAGACGCGGCGTCAGCGAGGCGCTGCGCCAGCGCTTCCGCCTGGGCTACGCGCCGGGCGAGTGGGACGGCCTGCGCAGGGCGCTGGCCACCTCGCCCGACCGGCACGCCGAGCTTCTGCGCCATGGACTGCTCATCGAGGGCGGCCGCAACGGCAGCTACGACCGCTTCCGCGACCGCGTGATGTTCCCGATCCTGGACCGGCGCGGACGGCCGATCGCCTTCGGTGGCCGGGTCCTCGAGGCCGCCGACGGGCCCAAGTACATGAACTCGCCGGAGACGCCGCTGTTCCACAAGGGCCGGGAGCTGTTCGGCCTGTGGCAGGCCCGCCAGGTCGGCAGCCGACTTGCCCGGCTGGTGGTCGTCGAGGGCTACATGGACGTGATCGCCCTGCACCAGCACGGCATCACCCAGGCAGTGGCCACCCTGGGCACGGCGACCACGCGCGAACACGCCGAGTTGCTGTTCCGCAACGCGCCCGAGGTCTGCTTCTGCTTCGACGGCGACCACGCGGGCCGCCAGGCGGCCTGGCGGGCGCTGGAGTCGGCCCTGCCCCGGCTGACCGACGGTCGCCAGGCCGGCTTCGCGTTCCTGCCCGAGGGCGAGGACCCGGACTCGCTGGTCCGCAAGGAAGGCGCCGCCGGCCTGGAGACGCGACTTGCCGCCGCCACCCCCTTGTCCGAGTTCTTTTTCCAGGAGCTGTCCCGGGACACCAACCTGGCCAGCCTGGACGGCAAGGCCAAGCTCGCCGAGCGTGCCCGGCCCCTGCTGGCGCAACTCCCCGACGGCGTGTTCCGCGACCTGATGCTGGCCGAACTCAAGTCCCGCACCGGCAGCCTGCGGATACCCGCCCCAGCGGCGCCGGCGGCGCCCGCGCGAAGGCGCGTTCCGGCCCCCAGACGCAGCCTGGTGCGGCATGCCATCGCCTTGCTGATGCAGCAGCCCGCCCTGGCGCGTGCGGTCGAACCGCCGTGGCCGTTCGCGGCGCTGGACCAGCCAGGCATCGCCCTGCTGATCGAACTGCTCGACCTGTGCCGGGCCCTTCCGGAGGCGCACACCGCCAGCCTGCTCGAGCACTTCCAGGAGCACCCGGGACGCGAAGCGCTTGGCAGGCTGGCCATGCTCGACCTGCCGGGCGACCTGGACAGCTGGCGCAGCGATCTGGTCGGCGCCATCGAACGGCTGTCCGCCCAGGCCGAGGACCGGCAACTGGCGCACCTGCAGACGCTGCTTGCCGGCGGCGAGCTCGACGAGGCCGGCAAGCAGGCCCTGCGCACCCTGCTGCAGCGCAAGCACGCGCGCACCATCGCCGGTTGA
- the hslV gene encoding ATP-dependent protease subunit HslV, which produces MSQTPSFHATTIVSVRRDGRVVMGGDGQVTLGNTVVKANARKVRRLGRDGRILAGFAGATADAFTLFELFEAKLEKHGGQLVRAAVELAKDWRTDRRLGRLEAMLAVADAEASLLISGNGDVLEPEDGLIAIGSGGPYAQAAARALLHHTSLDARAIVENALEVAGEICIYTNQNRVVEELGMSMGTGDRGPGTGDRT; this is translated from the coding sequence GTGAGCCAGACGCCCAGCTTCCACGCCACCACCATCGTCTCGGTGCGCCGCGACGGCCGGGTGGTGATGGGCGGCGACGGCCAGGTGACGCTGGGCAACACGGTGGTCAAGGCCAATGCCCGCAAGGTCCGCCGCCTGGGCCGCGACGGCCGCATCCTGGCCGGCTTCGCCGGCGCCACCGCCGACGCCTTCACCTTGTTCGAGCTGTTCGAGGCCAAGCTGGAGAAGCACGGCGGGCAACTGGTGCGCGCCGCCGTCGAGCTGGCCAAGGACTGGCGCACCGACCGCCGCCTGGGCCGCCTGGAGGCGATGCTGGCGGTGGCCGATGCCGAGGCCTCGCTGCTGATCAGCGGCAACGGCGACGTGCTCGAGCCGGAGGACGGCCTGATCGCGATCGGCTCCGGCGGCCCCTATGCCCAGGCCGCCGCCCGCGCCCTGCTCCACCACACGTCCCTGGATGCCCGCGCCATCGTCGAGAACGCGCTGGAGGTGGCCGGCGAGATCTGCATCTATACGAACCAGAATCGGGTGGTCGAGGAGCTCGGGATGTCGATGGGGACCGGGGACCGGGGACCAGGGACCGGGGATCGCACCTGA
- the hslU gene encoding ATP-dependent protease ATPase subunit HslU, with the protein MSAMTPREIVQELDKFIIGQHAAKRAVAIALRNRWRRMQLDPGLREEVTPKNILMIGPTGVGKTEIARRLANLAGAPFIKVEATKFTEVGYVGKDVEQIVRDLADAAVKMQRDRAKARVRAQAEDAAEERLLDALLPRRQQHSGPMGWTEQAADADDPQADTRQKLRKQLREGTLDEREVELELVAAGPGIDIMAPPGMEEMTGQLREMFKSLGGGRTQKRRLKVKAALAQLVEEEAGRLVNEDEVRESAIHNCEQNGIVFIDELDKVCRRSDVTGADVSREGVQRDLLPLVEGSTVGTKYGPVRTDHILFIASGAFHLARPSDLIPELQGRFPIRVELSALTVEDFRRILAEPDNALTRQYSALLATEGVAIEFTDEGIARLAEIACAVNERTENIGARRLHTVLERLLDGISFEAPDKAGERYVIDAAYVDAHLAALAGHEDLSRYIL; encoded by the coding sequence ATGTCCGCCATGACCCCCCGAGAAATCGTCCAGGAGCTGGACAAGTTCATCATCGGCCAGCACGCCGCCAAGCGGGCGGTGGCGATCGCCCTGCGCAACCGCTGGCGGCGCATGCAGCTCGATCCGGGGCTGCGCGAGGAGGTCACGCCGAAGAACATCCTGATGATCGGTCCGACCGGCGTCGGCAAGACCGAGATCGCGCGGCGACTGGCGAACCTGGCCGGGGCGCCGTTCATCAAGGTCGAGGCCACCAAGTTCACCGAGGTCGGCTACGTCGGCAAGGACGTCGAGCAGATCGTCCGCGACCTCGCCGACGCGGCGGTGAAGATGCAGCGCGACCGCGCCAAGGCGCGCGTCCGCGCCCAGGCCGAGGATGCCGCCGAGGAGCGGCTGCTCGATGCCCTGTTGCCGCGCCGACAGCAGCACAGTGGGCCGATGGGCTGGACCGAGCAGGCCGCCGACGCCGACGACCCGCAGGCCGACACCCGGCAGAAGCTGCGCAAGCAGCTCCGCGAGGGCACCCTCGACGAGCGCGAGGTCGAGCTGGAACTGGTCGCCGCCGGGCCGGGCATCGATATCATGGCGCCGCCCGGCATGGAGGAGATGACCGGCCAGTTGCGCGAGATGTTCAAGTCGCTGGGCGGCGGTCGCACCCAGAAGCGCCGCCTGAAGGTGAAGGCGGCCCTGGCCCAGCTCGTCGAGGAGGAGGCCGGGCGCCTGGTCAACGAGGACGAGGTGCGCGAGTCCGCCATCCACAACTGCGAGCAGAACGGCATCGTCTTCATCGACGAGCTCGACAAGGTCTGCCGGCGCAGCGACGTGACCGGCGCCGACGTGTCCCGCGAGGGCGTGCAGCGCGACCTGCTGCCTTTGGTGGAAGGTTCGACGGTCGGCACCAAATACGGTCCGGTGCGCACCGACCACATCCTGTTCATCGCCTCCGGCGCCTTTCACCTGGCCCGGCCCAGCGACCTGATCCCCGAGCTGCAGGGCCGCTTCCCGATCCGCGTCGAGCTGTCGGCGCTGACCGTGGAGGACTTCCGGCGCATCCTTGCCGAACCGGACAACGCCCTGACCCGCCAGTATTCGGCCCTGCTGGCGACTGAGGGGGTCGCCATCGAGTTCACCGACGAGGGCATCGCGCGGCTCGCGGAGATCGCCTGCGCGGTCAACGAGCGCACCGAGAACATCGGCGCCCGGCGCCTGCACACGGTGCTGGAGCGTCTGCTCGACGGCATCTCGTTCGAGGCCCCCGACAAGGCCGGTGAGCGCTACGTCATCGATGCCGCCTACGTCGACGCCCACCTCGCCGCGCTGGCCGGGCACGAGGACCTCAGCCGCTACATCCTCTGA
- a CDS encoding S9 family peptidase, with protein MRNALLIAGLLAATSGAPCARSEPAAPTVERQRSGNVVSEGIPAIPDELRQRLARYQNTRGASFAGWLPDGGMLIGTRFGDTNQVHRVAAPGAAREQLTFEAEPVLAPAARPGERAGVLFSMDVGGSEFWQLHHLDLDSREQLRLSDGRSRNERALWSNAGDRIVYSTTRRNGRDSDLHVVGLDGISQPVLEAGGTWYAAAWSPDDSRLLVLRYVSIADSRPHLLDLADGRLTPLQAEDARVGYGAMAFAPDGKGWYYVADQDDDVRRLRWRSFDGDHRRALTADLHWDVEGLAVAADGRHLAYVANEDGISRLHVLALPGETPVDLPALPVGVVALGGFSPDGNRLAVTVNGARSPSDVYVVDLADGGISRWTRSEVGGLNADAFVAPTLVRYPTFDEIDGAARTIPAFYYRPPGDGPFPVVVNIHGGPEAQARPVFAPLFQFLVRELGVAVLVPNVRGSAGYGKAYLALDDGRLREDAVRDIGALLDWIATRQELDAGRVGVAGGSYGGYMVLASLVHFGERLRAGIDVVGISDFVTFLTNTQDYRRDLRRAEYGDERDPAMHAFLKEISPLTNAGRIDRPLLVAQGANDPRVPASEAEQIVARVRENGSPVWYLLFEDEGHGFAKKRNRDHYEAAAMLFWKRYLLPPADNQ; from the coding sequence ATGCGCAATGCCTTGTTGATCGCCGGCCTGCTGGCCGCCACCAGTGGCGCGCCTTGCGCCCGGTCCGAGCCCGCCGCCCCGACGGTCGAGCGGCAGCGCTCGGGCAACGTGGTCAGCGAGGGCATCCCGGCGATCCCGGACGAGCTGCGGCAACGCCTGGCGCGCTACCAGAACACCCGCGGCGCCAGCTTCGCGGGCTGGCTGCCCGATGGCGGCATGCTGATCGGGACACGCTTCGGCGATACCAACCAGGTGCATCGCGTGGCGGCACCGGGCGCAGCGCGCGAGCAGCTCACCTTCGAGGCCGAACCGGTGTTGGCGCCGGCGGCCCGACCCGGCGAACGGGCCGGCGTGCTGTTCAGCATGGATGTCGGCGGCAGCGAGTTCTGGCAGCTGCACCATCTCGACCTGGACAGCCGCGAGCAGCTGCGCCTCAGCGACGGACGGTCGCGCAACGAACGGGCCCTGTGGTCGAACGCCGGCGACCGCATCGTCTACTCCACGACGCGCCGCAACGGCCGCGACAGCGACCTCCACGTGGTCGGACTGGACGGCATCAGCCAGCCGGTTCTGGAGGCCGGAGGCACCTGGTACGCCGCCGCCTGGAGCCCGGACGACAGCCGCCTTCTGGTGCTGCGCTACGTCTCGATCGCCGACAGCCGGCCGCACCTGCTCGATCTGGCGGACGGCCGGCTGACGCCGCTGCAGGCCGAGGATGCCAGGGTCGGCTACGGCGCCATGGCCTTCGCACCCGACGGCAAGGGCTGGTACTACGTTGCCGACCAGGACGACGACGTGCGTCGGCTGCGCTGGCGCAGCTTCGACGGCGACCACCGGCGTGCGCTGACCGCCGACCTGCACTGGGATGTCGAGGGCCTGGCGGTCGCCGCCGACGGCCGGCACCTGGCCTACGTCGCCAACGAGGACGGCATCTCCAGGCTGCACGTTCTGGCGCTGCCGGGAGAAACGCCTGTCGACCTGCCCGCGTTGCCGGTCGGCGTCGTGGCGCTGGGCGGCTTCTCGCCGGACGGCAACCGCCTGGCAGTGACCGTCAATGGCGCGCGCTCACCGAGCGACGTCTACGTGGTGGACCTGGCCGACGGCGGCATCAGCCGATGGACGCGCAGCGAAGTGGGCGGCCTGAACGCCGACGCCTTCGTGGCCCCGACCCTGGTGCGCTACCCGACCTTCGACGAGATCGACGGTGCCGCGCGGACGATCCCGGCCTTCTACTACCGCCCGCCGGGCGACGGCCCGTTCCCGGTCGTGGTCAACATCCACGGCGGCCCCGAGGCGCAGGCCCGGCCGGTGTTCGCGCCCCTGTTCCAGTTCCTGGTCCGGGAGCTGGGCGTTGCGGTGCTGGTGCCCAACGTGCGCGGCTCGGCCGGCTACGGCAAGGCCTACCTGGCCCTGGACGACGGCCGCCTGCGCGAGGATGCGGTGCGCGACATCGGCGCCCTGCTGGACTGGATCGCCACCCGGCAGGAGCTGGATGCCGGACGCGTCGGGGTCGCTGGCGGCAGCTACGGCGGGTACATGGTGCTGGCCTCGCTGGTGCACTTCGGCGAACGCCTGCGGGCCGGCATCGACGTGGTCGGAATCTCGGATTTCGTGACGTTCCTGACCAACACCCAGGACTATCGGCGCGACCTGCGCCGCGCCGAATACGGCGACGAGCGCGACCCGGCGATGCACGCGTTCCTCAAGGAAATCTCGCCACTGACCAATGCCGGCCGCATCGACCGCCCACTGCTGGTCGCTCAGGGCGCCAACGACCCGCGCGTGCCGGCCAGCGAGGCCGAGCAGATCGTGGCCCGGGTGCGCGAGAACGGCAGCCCGGTCTGGTACCTGCTGTTCGAGGACGAGGGGCATGGCTTCGCGAAGAAGCGCAACCGCGACCACTACGAGGCTGCGGCGATGCTGTTCTGGAAGCGCTACCTGCTGCCACCGGCCGATAACCAATAG